One region of Oreochromis aureus strain Israel breed Guangdong linkage group 19, ZZ_aureus, whole genome shotgun sequence genomic DNA includes:
- the LOC116322283 gene encoding thrombospondin-1-like, translating to MMLCGIFLLLMLWSCEGARLAESRDDNSVYDLFELARVNKRHHGVSMVKGQDPYSPAYKVLNANLIPPVPDSSFRDLLDSIQTERGFLLLVNLKQFKKTRGSLLTVEKTDGTGPIFEIISNGKANTLDLVYSTVDQQQVVSIDEVDLATGQWKNITLFVQDDRAQLFVGCEEISDSELEVPIQKVFSQEVADTARLRIGKGALKDKFFGVLQNVRFVFGTTLDAILRNKGCQTGAALTDVMTLDNPVNGSSPAIRTDYTGHKAKDLQSVCGFSCEDIANMFNELKGLNMVVRQLSKELQRVAEESSSIINSMNLRKGVCIHNGIMRQDRDEWTVDSCTECTCQNSATVCRKITCPLIPCANATVPDGECCPRCGTPSDYAEDGWSAWSEWTQCSVTCGRGIQQRGRSCDRINSKCEGTSVQTRDCYPQECDKRFKQDGGWSHWSPWSSCSVTCGEGVMTQIRLCNSPTPQMGGKDCEGEGRHTKVCRKSPCPINGGWGPWSPWDTCSVTCGGGVQTRKRLCSDPAPKYGGKDCIGDASESQICNKQECPIDGCLSSPCFPGTKCTSFRDGSFKCGRCPSGYTGNGITCKDIDECKEVPDACHTHNGVHRCENTEPGYNCLPCPPRFSGPQPFGRGVAEATAKKQVCVPRNPCKDGSHNCHKNANCIYLGVFSESMFRCECKPGYAGNGRICGEDSDLDGWPNTDLLCVENATYHCKKDNCPNLPNSGQEDHDKDGLGDECDHDDDNDGIPDDRDNCPRVYNPAQYDADRDDVGDSCDNCVHVANTDQTDTDNNGEGDACAVDIDGDGILNENDNCPYVYNVDQRDTDRDGVGDHCDNCPLEHNPDQIDSDSDRVGDKCDNNQDIDEDGHQNNLDNCPYIPNANQADHDKDGKGDACDHDDDNDGIPDDKDNCRLAFNPDQVDSDGDGRGDVCKDDFDQDNVLDIHDVCPENFAISETDFRRFQMVPLDPKGTSQIDPNWVVRHQGKELVQTVNCDPGIAVGYDEFSAVDFSGTFFINTDRDDDYAGFVFGYQSSSRFYTVMWKQITQTYWSNTPTRAQGYSGLSIKVVNSTTGPGEHLRNALWHTGDTPGQVRTLWHDPKNIGWKDFTAYRWHLTHRPKTGLIRVVMYEGKRIMADSGNIYDKTYAGGRLGLYVFSQEMVYFSDLKYECRDT from the exons ATGATGCTGTGTGGCATCTTTTTGCTCTTGATGCTTTGGAGTTGTGAGGGCGCACGGCTGGCAG AGAGCCGGGATGATAACAGTGTGTATGACTTATTTGAATTGGCCCGGGTAAATAAGAGACACCATGGCGTGAGTATGGTCAAAGGACAAGACCCATACAGCCCCGCGTACAAGGTCCTGAACGCGAACCTGATCCCCCCCGTCCCCGACAGCTCCTTCAGGGACCTCCTCGACTCCATCCAAACAGAGCGGGGCTTCCTTCTCCTGGTCAACCTGAAGCAGTTCAAAAAAACCAGAGGCAGCCTTTTAACTGTTGAAAAAACCGACGGAACCGGGCCCATCTTCGAGATTATTTCCAACGGGAAGGCGAACACGCTGGATTTGGTGTACTCCACGGTTGACCAGCAGCAGGTCGTGTCTATCGATGAGGTCGATTTGGCCACCGGGCAATGGAAGAACATCACCCTGTTCGTTCAGGATGACCGGGCGCAACTTTTCGTCGGCTGTGAAGAGATCAGCGACTCAGAGTTGGAAGTGCCAATCCAGAAAGTTTTCTCCCAGGAGGTGGCAGACACAGCCAGACTCAGGATCGGAAAGGGAGCTCTAAAGGATAAATTTTTC GGAGTACTCCAGAATGTGCGCTTTGTCTTTGGTACAACTCTGGATGCCATACTGAGAAATAAAGGATGCCAAACTGGAG CTGCTCTAACTGATGTCATGACCTTGGATAATCCAGTCAATGGCTCAAGCCCTGCCATTAGGACCGATTACACTGGTCACAAAGCCAAAG ATCTGCAGTCCGTCTGCGGCTTCTCCTGTGAAGACATTGCCAACATGTTTAATGAGCTCAAGGGACTCAATATGGTTGTTAGACAGCTGTCAAAGGAGCTCCAAAGAGTG GCTGAGGAAAGCAGTTCCATAATAAATTCTATGAATTTGCGCAAAGGAGTTTGCATCCACAACGGCATCATGCGCCAGGACAGAGATGAATGGACCGTCGATAGCTGCACCGAGTGCACTTGCCAG AACTCTGCTACCGTGTGTCGCAAAATCACCTGCCCTCTGATCCCATGCGCTAATGCCACCGTGCCCGACGGAGAGTGCTGCCCTCGCTGTGGAACAC CAAGCGACTACGCAGAAGACGGCTGGTCCGCCTGGTCTGAGTGGACCCAGTGTTCTGTGACTTGCGGCCGTGGCATCCAGCAGCGCGGCCGCTCCTGCGACCGCATCAACAGCAAGTGTGAGGGCACCTCTGTGCAGACCCGTGACTGCTACCCACAAGAATGTGACAAACGCT TCAAGCAGGATGGAGGCTGGAGCCACTGGTCACCCTGGTCTTCCTGCTCTGTGACCTGCGGTGAAGGGGTCATGACTCAAATTCGCCTCTGCAACTCCCCCACACCCCAGATGGGCGGCAAGGACTGCGAGGGAGAGGGACGTCACACCAAAGTCTGCAGGAAGTCGCCCTGTCCTA TCAATGGAGGCTGGGGACCTTGGTCACCTTGGGACACCTGCTCTGTTACCTGCGGTGGAGGGGTTCAGACCCGTAAACGTCTCTGCTCCGACCCTGCCCCCAAATATGGCGGAAAGGACTGTATCGGCGATGCTTCTGAATCTCAAATTTGCAACAAACAGGAGTGTCCTATTG ATGGCTGTCTCTCCAGCCCCTGCTTCCCAGGCACAAAGTGCACCAGCTTCCGAGACGGCTCATTCAAGTGTGGCAGGTGTCCATCCGGCTACACAGGGAACGGCATCACCTGCAAAGACATCGACGAATGCAAAGAGGTCCCCGATGCTTGCCATACTCATAACGGAGTCCACCGTTGTGAAAACACAGAGCCGGGTTACAACTGTCTTCCCTGTCCCCCGCGTTTCTCTGGTCCTCAGCCGTTTGGAAGAGGTGTGGCAGAGGCAACTGCTAAAAAACAG GTTTGCGTTCCTCGCAACCCTTGCAAGGACGGAAGCCACAACTGCCATAAAAATGCAAACTGCATCTACTTGGGTGTCTTCTCCGAGTCTATGTTCCGCTGTGAGTGCAAGCCAGGATATGCCGGGAATGGACGCATTTGCGGAGAGGACAGTGACCTGGATGGATGGCCCAACACTGACCTGCTGTGTGTGGAAAATGCCACTTATCACTGCAAGAAG GATAACTGCCCCAACCTTCCCAACTCCGGCCAGGAAGATCATGACAAAGACGGCCTGGGTGATGAATGTGACCACGATGATGACAATGATGGGATCCCCGATGATAGG GACAACTGTCCAAGAGTGTACAACCCCGCCCAGTATGATGCAGACAGGGATGATGTTGGTGATAGCTGTGACAACTGTGTACATGTAGCCAACACTGACCAAACAGACACTGATAACAACGGAGAGGGTGATGCCTGTGCTGTTGACATTGATGGTGATG GCATCCTGAATGAGAATGACAACTGCCCGTATGTCTACAACGTGGACCAGAGAGATACCGACAGGGACGGCGTTGGAGATCACTGCGATAACTGCCCTCTGGAGCACAATCCCGATCAG ATCGACTCTGACTCGGATCGCGTGGGAGACAAGTGCGACAACAACCAGGACATTGACGAGGACGGTCACCAGAACAACTTGGATAACTGCCCCTACATTCCGAATGCGAACCAGGCAGACCACGACAAGGATGGCAAGGGTGACGCCTGCGACCACGATGATGACAATGATGGCATTCCAGATGACAAAGACAACTGCAGACTGGCCTTTAACCCTGATCAGGTGGACTCTGATG GTGATGGACGTGGTGATGTGTGCAAAGATGATTTTGACCAAGATAATGTTTTGGACATCCATGATGTATGCCCGGAAAACTTTGCCATCAGTGAAACCGACTTCCGCAGATTCCAGATGGTTCCTCTGGACCCCAAGGGTACCTCCCAGATCGACCCCAACTGGGTTGTCCGGCATCAGGGCAAGGAGCTGGTCCAGACTGTCAACTGCGACCCTGGCATTGCTGTCG gttATGATGAGTTCAGCGCGGTGGACTTCAGTGGAACCTTCTTCATCAACACGGACAGAGACGATGACTACGCTGGTTTCGTGTTTGGCTACCAGTCCAGCTCGCGCTTCTACACAGTGATGTGGAAACAGATCACCCAGACGTACTGGTCCAACACACCCACAAGAGCTCAGGGCTACTCCGGCTTGTCAATCAAAGTGGTCAACTCCACCACAGGGCCCGGTGAGCACCTGAGGAACGCCCTGTGGCACACCGGAGACACCCCAGGACAG GTGCGCACTCTGTGGCACGACCCCAAGAATATTGGCTGGAAAGACTTCACTGCCTACAGATGGCATCTGACCCACAGACCCAAGACTGGACTTATCAG agtGGTCATGTATGAAGGCAAGAGAATCATGGCTGACTCCGGAAACATCTACGACAAAACCTACGCCGGTGGGCGACTAGGCTTGTATGTCTTCTCTCAGGAGATGGTTTACTTCTCAGACCTCAAATACGAATGCAGAG ATACATAA